Part of the Aquarana catesbeiana isolate 2022-GZ linkage group LG06, ASM4218655v1, whole genome shotgun sequence genome is shown below.
tcagactggagggcagcaACCTTTGCAGGGACCAAGGCGCCCTCAACCACCGGCCGTTCTGCGATCCCCCTGTCTGGCATAGCAGTTATGTCCACACCCTTGTTACTTAAGCTAGCCTTACCCAGCATGGCTAGCAATTGTTTGGCCCAGCTGTCCCAGTCCATTGTGATTCCCTCATGGGCTTTCCACAGCGTTGCATCACCTGCTGTAGAAGGCcgcacaggaacctgggattcattaGCCACAACTGCACATTCGTCACTTCTGTACATATCATTTGGTGACACCACACTTTTACCAATGTTGTATTGGGGTGATGCTTTGTCACCTAAAGCCAGGTGCAGTACACCATTTTGACTACCTTTCTCTGGTGGCACTACGGACACATCCAGCTTTGCACActcagcttttgcaggctgaattaaccccttgcccaCTGGGTTaaacttagggttgtggggctgcacccacacactctcactgtgtgactcagtcatgacattacaggaaacacatttttccacatCATCATTACCAATAACATCACATTGGCCAACACTATTTTCGGCATGACCATCAATATTCTCATTACATGGAGACATAGCTACTGGTTTTGtggttgtctatgagccaccacAACCTCTGAGTGACTCCTCACAGCGCCcgctctctgtaaaggggcactcttacctacttgggcagctccatagctgacctgggaaactctcagCTCTGTCACTGTGGGCTTCTTGGAaatttccctgggcaactctgcagcacctgtcactagggaacatggcacaaggacagttttggtcacccctagtttaacttctccagcactctgctggattatagcaggcacatgcatagtccccatgCCCTTTCCAGTCTTGAGCCCTGCAGCTAGTTGGGTTTTACGCTGTgtctccccactgctctgggtagcacactgcaatAAGTCTATGTCCATTGGTACTgtggatctccccactggacatactcccacttcactgggttcagtaccataaactgaaacagtcttaccagttcctgcagctggtgtaatagccttcacttgagtgcgttGTCTCACAGGTGTGGTGTCTCCACAAGCTGACTCCCCCATGTGGCCATGGAGCACCGCTGCAGCCTTTATGGACGCACTGACACCCCCTGCAGGTAACACAAGttccctgttgctaggggtaacagcagacttgcactccaaatcTGGTTGGCTACACCTCATGCAGCAAAACCTGGAAAAAACTGACAGGGCAGTTTTCTCCAtttaaactctacactctgtagtcttgcagtccacagatatgcaaactctgtgtctcTTTTACCTCCAATTTCATAGGGACAGTGCCTCGAcctgccacaataaaaaaaaaaaaaattatatatatatacacacacacacacagtatctcacaaaagtgagtacacccctcacatttttgtaaatattttattatatcttttcatgtgacaacactgaagaaatgacactttgctacaatgtaaagtagtgagtgtacagcttgtaaaacagtgtaaatttgctgtcccctcaaaataactcaacacacagccattaatgtctgaaccgctggcaacaaaagtgagtacacccctaagtgaaaatgtccaaattggacccaaagtgtcaatattttgtgtggccaccattatttccagcactgccttaaccctcttgggcatggagttcaccagagcttcacaggttgccactggagtcctcttccactcctccatgacgacatcatggagctggtggatgttagagaccttgcgctcttccaccttccgtttgaggatgccccacagatgctcaatagggtttgggtctggagacatgcttggacagtccatcacctttaccctcagcttctttagcaaggcagtggtcgccttggaggtgtgtttggggtcgttatcatgttggaatactgccctacggcccagtctccaaaaggaggggatcatgctctgcttcagtatgtcacagtacatgttggcattcatggttccctcaatgaactgttgctccccagtgctggcagcactcatgcagccccagacaatgaaactcccaccaccatgcctgactgtaggcaagacacacttgtctttgtactcctcacctggttgctgcgacacacgcttgacaccatctgaactaaataagtttatcttggtctcatcagaccacaggacatggttccagtaatccagcaAACCGTTTgcaggcattcttgtgcatcatctttagaagacgcttccttctgggatgacagccatgcagaccaattttatgcagtgtgtggcgtattgtctgagcactgacaggctgacccccccaccccttcatcctctgcagcaatgctggcagccctcatatgtctatttcccaaagacaacctctagatatgacgctgagcacgtgcactcaacttctttggtcaacgatggcgaggcctattctgagtggaacatgtcctgttaaacccctgtatggtcttggccaccgtgctgcagctcagtttcagggtcttggcaagcttcttatagcctaggccatctttatgtagagcaacaattctttttttcagatcctcagagttcttttttttttttttttgcataaacattttattaaacatttgaaTAGAGCATATACATAGATGACTCTATGAGCCCAAAATAGTAACATAGGTAGATTTCAgcactcagagagttctttgccatgaggtgccattttgaacttccagtgaccagtttgagagagtgagagcgataacaccaaatttaacacacctgctccccattcacacctgagaccttgtaacactaacgagtcccatggctagttgggcccaatttggacattttcaattagggatgtactcacttatgttgccagtggtttagacattaatggctgtgtgttgaggttttttgaggggacagcaaatttacactattatatatctatatgtagAATATTCTGCTTGTCTGATTAGTTCGACCTAACTATAATGCAAGCCtcattttcctattttttttatttctctctgatCTATGGATAACCTGTGCCATTGCCATATGTCACATTCAAATACCCGAGTGTACTAAGCCACTGTGAACCTCTAAGTAAGCTTCACTTTTCTGGCGTCTCACAGGCCTCATTCTTTTTGATGTGTTACAATGTACGACTTTTCATAACCACATGTTTTTGTACCTCTGTCTTTTCTATACACAGTTTGCATGTTTTGTACGCTTTTGTACTGATGACATTGCTGTTTCTGTAAAAGTTAGAAAACGCAATAAACAAAGTTTATATATAAGTACCCAAATTTCACCTATCAGCATTATACAGTCCATGGGTCAGACAGAGAGGGTGAAGCAGCTGTGCTCATGCACTGATATGGAGCATATTAGTAAGAGCAGAGAGaggagctcatcagtgtgctgcttctccttcactgtccagtcacaagctgggggagagacaagacctgtaagtgttacttaacaacagcagaggggaaaaaaaacaggccTCCTGCCATGCCAGACAGGCTGTGCCGTGTGGCAGAGCTGTGAAAATCCCATAACTGAATGGACAGGAAAAACAAGTCCTTGACAATAGCAAGTAAATCAGCAATTATGTATGTATTTCATATGTGATTTAAGCTGTGTGTCTGATGTTCCAAGTCAAATGCTACAATAAAAAATGCCAGCTGCTACTGAAATTGTGGGGGCCCTCCATCTTCCTGGTGCCCTGGCGAGAGAGCCAAAATCATCACTGGTTGCCTGGGGAAGGGGGTCGACAAGACAATCTCCTGAAGTTCAGGGCCTGGCACCCTGCACCGAAATGTAGCTGCAAGACTTCCATCCATGTCTATTTAACAAGAGCTTGCCAGGTGTACAAGAGAGGTTAGCATCAGATACATTTTAAAAGGTATAGTACATCATTTAAGAACCTGGAGGCAAGGATGTGGTAGCTGTGTGTTGTCTGAGCTATGGAAGGTCTGGTGTTTCTTCTTAGCTGTGACTGCCACCCCCCCATGGGATTTTGTTTCCATCAGAAGTTTTTTCTCTCTATGCAAGTCAATGGAAATGCCAAAGTAGCTTAATGTAACTTGATACAGTTCCTAAAAAGTTCACTTGCAGGCTAAATTATCTTGTGATGGAATGTAGAAGTATCTCAAACTCCTTTTAAAAAACGAATACACCTAAAAGCATAGTGTATTTGCTCACCTACTAAAGTCCTTACTCAAAAGGGACCTGACTGAGCCCAGACAAggcagaaatataaaaaataaatctggTAACCAATAGGTGGACATTTTGTGCTCAGTTGCTGTCCTTTCTCACCCTTTTCCCTAGAACAGGTTCAGATATTGGGTTGTACTACAGCTCTCCTAGTGATGGTGGTACATCTGGCTTGAATCTCCTGCAGTGAAGGTCTCTCGGGAATGGGGGGTAGTGTGTCACCATGGTTTGAAGCAATAGATATTGGAGGTGAATGTTGTTCATCAAATCCTGAATCTTTTCTCTGTCTTTCTTCCTCAAGTTCTGTTTTGTCCTTTATCCACTCTGAATGGGACTCGTAGTTGTTCTGAAACAAGGATGAGCTTGGAGAATGAACAGTCTGAGGAGACCCAGATGTTCCTGAGTCCTGTTTGCACCATTCCACAGCAAAGTCCATTCTTCTACTTAAACTGCTAAAGCCTGCATCTTCTTTATCAGAGTCTTGCAGATTAatcaaagaccttgatttcctctTTTCTAACCGTGCCTTGCGTGTCGTCTTCTCAAGCACCCCACTCGGAAGTTCCAGGCTTAGGTCTTTATTAAGGTTTCCACTGCTTACTGCCTTAAGGAGGTTGGGTGTGGAACCGAATGTCTCATGattgaatgatacctgcaggttttgGTGAGGATTCTTGTAGGGTTTAAGGAACATGCCCGGGGCATATCCAAATCTTCCACAGTAACTGGAGAAAAGAATTAAGGGAAATTATAATGCTTTTGAATCGATTTTATTATATAGTTAAATTAATAAACTCGTGTCTCATATCTGTTTATTTTCAAGTGTTTCTGCATTCTTAATTTCTGTCATTTGTCCCAGCTAGGACAATTCACCCACTATATTttacctggtgaccattgtcaccaagacagaaagtgataggaaatcaaAAATCTTGAGTTGTTACCAGAGCAGAATTAAAAGGGAAATATTTCAAAGTAGACAATTGTTCCATTGATAACTGTTTAGGATGGGATTTCCCCTCATTTTGTATCAATCCCCTCTAACTTCCTGCTTTGTCTACTTGACAGAAAGTTAAGGGATCTCCCCAAAGGGAcatagatgggaaaaaaaaaactgataggggttttACCCTTtgcctactctattcaaaactcaTTCTCAAACTCTTATTCCAAAAGATCCTTAGGACTTGTTCACACAAGAGAGTTGTGCTAAATGTATAGCCACTGGTGTGTACTGCGAGGAATAGTGCACAGATCCCAGTGCACTGCACTATTTACTTTTTTTCACAGAATTTTATTGAAATGTAGAGTTTTATTCACCGCATTGCAACCCGCTTTGCTGAAAAAATGCAGtccatgcagtacttttttcagcaaTGGTGTGAACTGATACCATAGGAAGCAAGGCATTTTGCATTGTCTATGTGTTGGCGTTGTGCTGGAAGTAGCTGCTAGTGCAGCTCCATCGCATCTGGCATGAACAGGTCTATAAAGATCAAGCCAAAAGTCATGTTTCAGCACCTTTCTAACAAACTAGAAACATCTGCCGCATGTTTGCATTAGCAATTCGGCAAGCTGCAAAGATTCTGCTCTCTATAGAAAGGGCGATTTCGAggtcgatttcagagacatctgtgcgggttcctgccaaaagtcaccaaaagtagtgcagaaactacttttgggaaccagtgcacacggtgccattgccggcaatagccgctgatttggcacgcgatttgacatgtcaaatcacatgtcaaaatgcatcaatgtgaacctaggctcagatatacagtatgtgccactgttgTGAATTTGAAGATGATTACTGTACCTCCTCTTTGACTTTTATAGCTATAAGCATTGCAAAGTTCTTGTaatacttaatatatatatatatatatatatatatatatatatatatatatatatatatatatacaaatactttagtgtgtatggtctgagcacatgTTCTCATTAACTATCCTAGTTTTCCAAATAAAAATGTAATGACAAAGGCTCTCCACAGAGTTAGATAAAGTGATAGCACAGCAGAGGCTCACGCCAtctgataaaaaataaacatgtgcaatttgtttagttccgaattcgtttaacaaattttgacaaattcgttaactccgaaatttagaatttccgaatttccgaaatgttGAATTTCGGAGAATTTGAAAATTCGGACATTCGAAATCTCAGaaatttcaaattttggaatttcagaaattcaaaaattggaaaatttgaaattaggaaatttgaaagttcggaaattcgaaatatctgaaatttgaaaatttggaaatttgaaaatccgaaaataagaatgaaaatctggaaattcaaaagaatgaaaatccaaactttcgaaaacccgaaaatctgaaataataactaacaattgataactattaaattataggtattgaaagttcctttcaaatttggctgttagtgaaggtaacgagtacgaatttatccgaagttgcgaattatctgaaataacgaatgccgtatctaaacgaatggaacgtaaagaTCTAATAACagtaaataacaataacaataataaaacctttttattattattaaattagtgtgttatatatatatatatatatatatatatatatatatatatatatatatatatatatatatatatatatatatatacatatatatatatatatatatattagtataataataaatattagtaTTTATTATTAGATGcgacatttgttatttcagataattcgtaatttcagataaatttgtattcattatgttcacaaacagcctaatttgaaaggaaattccaatacctataatttaatagttattattagttagttatttagaattttactgattttctttcttttttttcagattttcagattttcgaatttttgaatttccaaattttcgaattctgaaaattcagaattcgaaaattcaaaatctgaaaattcggaaattcaaaaatccaaatttTAAGATTTCcgataaaagcataaaaaaaaaaatgaatgaaacggaaaacaaactaattttttgtcagtgcacatgtctaattaaaaCCTCTAGATCAGTCATTGATCTCGTTAAGATATGTGTATAAATTCCACAACgggagataaaagaaaaaaaaggaaatgtcaACACTGGCAAAAAATTTttctaatttaatttatttaacCCTGACCATAATAATCAATAAATTAAAAATGTACAGAAACACAATGTATCCCGTTTAGGAGATCAGAATCTTACCAGATCAGCCACCAGCCGTTTTCAGATTTCTCTATCACTTCCACAACAACCCCGACTCTAAGAGAAATTTCATCTGAATTCTGGGCCTCATAGCCCTTCTGTACATAATAAAAGGTCCCTGGAAGATGAATGACATGATACATTTTAGTGCTGAAGTGCTTACATTCTGATGAATCAGACTACATAACATATACACAGCTGGTTTTTAGACATACCTTTTGCATATTTTTAAAAGACAATTGCATTTTCAGGGGAAGAATATTTGATCAGGGAACTACAGTCTTTTTAAAGAGGCACTTCAGTCCCCCATAATTTGGTCCCCTGTTGGAATCTAGCGCACGTGTAGATGTGCCAAAGGGCTCTGCCTGGCCTTGCACAGACACCCTGAGAGCCTGAACGTCATACCAGCCTcatcagctacatcactagcccaatctcaaaataccaacctagtcgttctcttcattcctcccaagacctcctgctttctagcttccTCGTCACCAACTCCCAtgatcacctccaggacttttcctgagcctctcccatcctatggaactccttaccccaatctgtccaattatctcctactctgttagcttttagactatccctgaaaacccttctcttcagagaacccTATCccgcccacacctaacaactgtatgtttattttctccatcagctcaccccccacagttattaccttttgtatcacttgaccctcccttctagattataagctttaatgagcagggccctctgattcctcctgtatagaattgtattgtaactgtactgtctaccctcaagttgtaaagctctgcacaaactgttggtgttatataaatcctttattataataataataataatcttcatgCATGTGCAGGAAACCTCCCGCATGTGCTCAGATGTGCTGCCAGCTATCTGTGGTTTCCTGTGGCAAATCTGCGCACATGTGAAATTCAGAGTGCAATATCATTCTTGCCTAGGCGGGCGAGAAAGAAAGCAGTGCTGCTCTGCACCACAAAAAAGTATCAGAaacactatagttttttttttttttttttttaatccaatcgTGGAAGATGGAGGGGGAGCCAGGTTCAAATGAGTTGCTATATTGGATGAAGGTCTGCTTTCATTtgttttagatatacagtatatctaaaagAGATTGACATAACACCAAACTCCTGACATAGCTGTATTATTCCATATTTCAAATGATGGATTGTATGTGACCGCCCTATATTGTAATTAATGAACATTTGCCTGCACTGTAAAAAAAATAGGGAATTGATGTGCTTTCATATAAATATGATATAAATATGATGCAAAGATATTTTTGGGGATTTGGCTACAGCATGGAGCTTCTTAAAGCCACATTTTATCCTTTGTTAGAATTTTGTGTACAGTAGGGATAGGGAAAACATTCTGTCCATGACCCCCACTTCCTGCTTCggtgtccttaaagtggatgtaaaccccaatattttttttttatgtcataatgtagagtatacgatCTCCTATGATTTGAGcctagtcttgccacaaagagttaatccagctctgagcaatcctcttttattgttcagtgagataaaacttgacaaacagagaaaaactttgtcaaatcctcccccttgttgtgagtgacaggtgatttacatatcttgtgcactagcctaagacatgcattattttttaattccctcccccactcctttcttcagcagctctgcaaggattggctgttccacacctcagtatgatttggcttgctgaagtcatgtggttactttcctgtcttttcactggatgttagagatcatagcagaagtccagtgtaagaaatacacaggagaaaatacatattgacaaggggagtgtagaggtgggcggggagtctactgacatcacgactccacccaccgagctccagacaacagacccgcccacagaatatgcagtttttcaggtctcataacagacagaggggagacatttgacaggtaaagatacatgcaggaggcatgtatatccttatagataacccctatggcagtagtttagaactaatgacattgggtttacatccactttaatacaagAAATGGGAGGTGAAGACATTACCGGAGAAGGAAGGAACATATAGGGGTAGacttattaaaactggtgcactcagaatctggtgcagctgtgcatggtagccaatcagcatctaacttcagcttgttcaattaggctttggcaataaaacctggaagctgattggtttctatgcagtttttgcactctccagttttagtaaataacccccatagtaacaAAAACATTCTCAGAAGTTCTAACACCTCTTACTACTAAACGTGTTTTTGCTTATGTCACTTTTGAAGAAGCCCCACATAGTTCTTTCAAAAAAGgacaccaacaggaaaaaaaaacttccccCGTCTACAATTAGATAAAATTCTTTATTTGTTCTTTAATTTTTAGTGTAAATTCACAGGTGTCCGCTCATTGATTACCTTTACTAAATGATTTCTCCTTTAAATCCTTATGGGCTGACTCTGGCTTTACTAGGTATGGTGCTGGAAACCAAGCCAGACGTTTCTCTCCATTCTCCACCAACCACCAGCCTACATGTAAGGACAAATTAAAAAGTTAAAGGAATACTCCAGTTTCATATAAAAACATGGTACACAGATAGATACTGTAGGTTTATGGAAAGGTCATCAAGATGAACCTTGCATCCTTAGGACATATAACCTGATGCAGAGAAAagcaaaataaaacatttaaagcataatccaatttgctccaaaTTGGGAAATAAATAATTTCTGACCTTGAAGGCAATATTTGGATCAACATTTTACCATGAATGAGGATTTAATATCAGTAGCAGTTTTCATTCTATTTTATGGTTTAAGAAATGCATTCAGTCCTATTTTGAAGCAGTGCATTCCTGATGTAGACAATTCTACATTTTCACGTCTTACAGTGTAAAAGCCTTCCTGTAGGTGgaggttaaatttcttttgcagTAAACAAAAATATTTATGAAAATTTGATAAAATTGGCGCCAACAGACCACAAATAGTGATAATCAACATAAATCAGCAGCTGCTCCTTTAGATGAAAGACATCacttttaacaaacaataacataAAAAAGGTAAGACGCTACTATTAGACAAAAACGAAACAAGGTGGAACACATTAAAATTCCAATACTtacaaaacccccaaaaattatataaaagccAAAACGAAtgtgttaaattaaaaaaatatatgtgatcAGTCCTTCAAAAATCCTCCAATCACCGTGCCTTGTAAAATATAGTGACTTCTTATACTATTGAGGTGCGCCACCACAGTGTGAGTAAAATGCACACTCGTCAACCTTAAATGACCATTAAAGGCCCAAATCACATTTCATAATACTCCAGTAAGaatcttcaggtcgctctttagATGGCCCCCAGATGGTGGAATGATGGATCCAAACCATTCAGACAGTCCAAGTATCTCCCTCTCACTCAATCAAATATACCAAACATCCAAAGAGGATAATGGAAAATATAGTGTGGTACTTTTTTAAAAATCAGATGAATAAACAAAAGATTGCACTTAGGTTACAGGGTATTCAGATAAGCACCAACATAGACAGCCAAGATGGAGGCAGGGGCTACTGAGTACAGCAGACTCAAAACCTAGATTTAACCTGACTAGTGCAGGGCGCTACATCTACTAGCCGCTTTCTTCCAAGTCAAAAGGTAGCTCTCATGTTCTCTGTATATTAGTATTAAATTGGAATTGTAGGTCTGCTGCtcttaaagcacaactccaggatGAAAGTAATCCCCCTCCTCTCAGAATCCAGAAGAAGATCAATGTCAGATTGAGGAAAAATGATAGTGATCAGTCGGTGAGGGTTAACATGCGGCACTGGATTGCTGTCTCCACAGGTGGAAACAGCATCAGTGAGAGACCTATATTGGGGAGCTCATATGGGTATAACTGTCTTCATCGGTTATGGATAGTATACATTTTGCCTGGAATtgagcttttttttgtttacaaactattttaaTTGGGTACAAAGAAGTGGTACAAAAAGCTTTTGTCATATGCCATAAAAAGTACAATACAGGTAATTTACATATAAAGATTATCAAAATACATTGTGTGATAGttgatagaaatatatatatttttttgtaagtcAACAAGTTAACAATAAActctattatttatatatatatatagttcttcgGACTTTACTTGGTAAAGTCATTCAGGGTTGAAAAAGAGATTGGCATGGTTAATCTATGGGTCccattttttattgtaaaaatgcTTAGTATTCTGtagtgtgtggaatattttttccataagaaTAATATTGTTGATTCTGGTTTTCAAATGTGTTATGtcctttacacacggtcggaatttccgacagaaaaagtcagataggagcttttcatcgtatattccgaccatgtgtatgccccgtgtgactttttacgtcgaaaattcagatggacttagatagagaacatgttctatattttcccgacggaacaaattcctatcgggaaaaccgacgtaccaaaaatgacacatgctctgaagcaagtatgagacgtcgtatgtgttgtcccgtcgtacgtgttgtacgtcaccgcgttcttgactgtcggaatttggtgtgaccgtgtgtaggcaagacagcttgagcggaattccgtcggaattctgTGGGAGAAAccttcatgccctgtacacacgaccggtttttccatcggaataaactcagacggaattccgctcaagctgtcttgcatacacacggtcacgccaaATTCCGACagtcaggaacgcggtgacgtacgacgggacaacgcttacgacgtctcgtacttgcttcag
Proteins encoded:
- the LOC141148750 gene encoding NADPH oxidase organizer 1-like, with the protein product MVSVSHPQVGGGGPGLGVLVMVHPTCGFYEFQLCTGEPVTIGAGDIGTAMSRYPVDAKAIGLVQHGRQKLYMLSILWSDRNNIIIYRTYDSFKELSKLLLQTFPLEAGLVNKSDRTLPILKDVPLLFRTRFSSRFMDRLYLLELYSQELLQADPKVSQCEDVINFFSPNTQDLTPSFPENSLVILPPENDQKQKVMTSPSKSEQPSTQPIVSEPYLCLDTYETKDTKNQPFKVQKNEQVDVLIKDVTGWWLVENGEKRLAWFPAPYLVKPESAHKDLKEKSFSKGTFYYVQKGYEAQNSDEISLRVGVVVEVIEKSENGWWLICYCGRFGYAPGMFLKPYKNPHQNLQVSFNHETFGSTPNLLKAVSSGNLNKDLSLELPSGVLEKTTRKARLEKRKSRSLINLQDSDKEDAGFSSLSRRMDFAVEWCKQDSGTSGSPQTVHSPSSSLFQNNYESHSEWIKDKTELEEERQRKDSGFDEQHSPPISIASNHGDTLPPIPERPSLQEIQARCTTITRRAVVQPNI